The proteins below come from a single Lodderomyces elongisporus chromosome 3, complete sequence genomic window:
- the RPL15B gene encoding 60S ribosomal protein L15B (BUSCO:EOG09264L0C), whose product MGAYKYLEELQRKKQSDVMRFLYRVRCWEYRQKNVIHRASRPSRPDKARRLGYKAKQGFVIYRVRVRRGGRKRPVPKGATYGKPTNQGVNHLKYQKSLRSTAEERVGRRAANLRVLNSYWVNQDSTYKYFEVILVDPQHKAIRRDPRYNWIANAVHKHREARGLTSAGKKSRGINKGHLYNKTRAGRRHTWKKHNTLSLWRYRS is encoded by the coding sequence ATGGGTGCCTACAAATATTTAGAGGAGttgcaaagaaagaagcaaTCCGATGTCATGAGATTCCTTTACAGGGTCAGATGTTGGGAATACAGACAAAAGAATGTCATCCACAGAGCTTCTAGACCATCAAGACCAGACAAGGCTAGAAGATTGGGTTACAAGGCCAAGCAAGGTTTTGTTATCTACAGAGTCAGAGTCAGAAGAGGTGGTAGAAAGAGACCAGTTCCAAAGGGTGCTACTTACGGTAAGCCAACCAACCAAGGTGTCAACCACTTGAAATACCAAAAATCATTGAGATCTACTGCCGAGGAAAGAGTTGGTAGAAGAGCTGCTAACTTGAGAGTTTTGAACTCATACTGGGTTAACCAAGACTCCACCTACAAGTACTTTGAAGTTATCTTGGTTGATCCTCAACACAAGGCTATCAGAAGAGACCCAAGATACAACTGGATCGCTAACGCTGTTCACAAACACAGAGAAGCTAGAGGTCTTACCTCTGCTGGTAAGAAATCCAGAGGTATCAACAAGGGTCACTTGTACAACAAGACCAGAGCCGGTAGAAGACACACCTGGAAGAAGCACAACACCTTGTCCTTGTGGAGATACAGATCATAA
- the ADE17 gene encoding bifunctional phosphoribosylaminoimidazolecarboxamide formyltransferase/IMP cyclohydrolase — MTEHKQTAILSVYDKTGLLDLAKGLVAANVRILASGGTAKLVREAGFPVEDVSSITHAPEMLGGRVKTLHPAVHGGILARNLESDEQDLAAQGIEKVDYVVCNLYPFKETVSKIAVTVDEAIEEIDIGGVTLLRAAAKNHQRVTILSDPKDYSGFLSELKEGKITTETRNRLALKAFEHTADYDVAISDFFRKQYAEDVSQLPLRYGANPHQKPAQAFVSQGELPFKVLNGSPGYINLLDALNSWPLVKELSASLNLPAAASFKHVSPAGAAIGLPLSDVEKKIYFVEDIENLSPLANAYARARGADRMSSFGDFIALSNIVDKPTAQIISKEVSDGVIAPGYSDEALELLKKKKGGKYCVLQIDPNFTPDNLENRQVYGVTLQQKRNDAIIKGSSFKEIVSRNKDLTEQGAIDLTLATIALKYTQSNSVCYAKNGMVIGLGAGQQSRIHCTRLAGDKADNWWFRQHPRVLGFKWAKGVKRPEKSNAIDLYVSNQIPTEEPEKSEYESKFEEVPKPLTEEERKEWLSKLNNVALSSDAFFPFPDNVYRAARSGVKFIAAPSGSVMDKAVFNAADANDIVYVENPIRLFHH; from the coding sequence atgaccGAGCACAAGCAAACAGCTATCTTGTCAGTCTACGACAAAACTGGTCTTTTGGATCTTGCCAAGGGATTGGTTGCCGCTAATGTGCGTATTTTGGCATCTGGTGGTACCGCCAAGTTGGTTCGTGAGGCTGGTTTCCCTGTGGAAGATGTTTCCTCAATCACCCACGCTCCAGAGATGTTAGGGGGAAGAGTTAAGACATTGCACCCTGCTGTCCATGGTGGTATTTTGGCAAGAAACTTGGAAAGTGACGAACAGGACTTGGCCGCACAAGGAATCGAGAAGGTTGATTACGTTGTTTGTAACTTGTACCCATTCAAGGAAACTGTTTCAAAGATTGCAGTCACAGTTGACGAAgcaattgaagaaattgatatTGGTGGAGTTACTTTGTTGAGAGCAGCAGCCAAGAACCACCAAAGAGTCACCATTTTGTCCGACCCTAAGGATTACTCTGGATTTTTGAGCGAGTTAAAAGAAGGGAAAATTACTACTGAAACTAGAAACAGACTAGCTTTGAAGGCATTCGAGCACACAGCCGATTACGATGTTGCCATTTCCGATTTCTTCAGAAAGCAATATGCTGAAGATGTTTCGCAATTGCCTTTGAGATACGGTGCCAACCCACACCAAAAGCCTGCTCAAGCTTTTGTTTCACAAGGTGAGTTGCCATTCAAGGTCTTGAACGGTTCTCCAGGATACATTAATTTATTGGATGCCTTAAACTCTTGGCCATTGGTTAAGGAGTTATCAGCTTCCTTAAACTTGCCAGCAGCTGCTTCATTTAAGCACGTTTCACCAGCAGGTGCCGCAATTGGTTTGCCATTATCAGATgtcgaaaagaaaatctaTTTTGTTGAAGACATTGAAAACTTGTCACCATTGGCCAATGCCTACGCCAGAGCGAGAGGTGCCGACAGGATGTCCTCATTTGGTGACTTTATTGCTCTTTCAAACATTGTTGATAAGCCAACTGCTCAAATCATCTCCAAGGAAGTTTCTGATGGTGTTATTGCTCCAGGATACTCGGATGAAGCTCTTGagcttttgaaaaagaagaaaggtgGTAAATATTGTGTGTTACAAATTGATCCAAACTTTACACCAgacaatttggaaaatagGCAAGTTTATGGTGTAACTTTAcagcaaaagagaaatgaTGCCATCATCAAAGGATCTTCATTTAAGGAAATCGTTTCTAGAAACAAGGACTTGACCGAACAAGGTGCTATTGATTTAACTCTCGCTACCATTGCCTTGAAATACACTCAGTCGAACTCAGTTTGTTATGCCAAGAATGGTATGGTTATTGGTTTGGGTGCTGGTCAACAGTCAAGAATCCACTGTACAAGACTTGCTGGTGACAAGGCTGACAACTGGTGGTTTAGACAACACCCAAGAGTTTTGGGTTTCAAATGGGCCAAGGGTGTCAAGAGACCTGAAAAATCCAATGCCATTGACTTGTACGTCTCCAACCAAATCCCAACCGAAGAACCAGAAAAGTCTGAATATGAGTCCAAGTTTGAAGAGGTGCCAAAGCCATTGacagaagaagagaggAAAGAATGGTTGAGCAAGTTGAACAATGTTGCGTTGTCTTCAGATGCATTCTTCCCATTCCCAGACAATGTTTACAGAGCTGCTAGATCAGGTGTCAAGTTCATTGCTGCTCCAAGTGGTTCAGTAATGGACAAGGCTGTTTTCAATGCTGCTGATGCCAATGACATTGTCTACGTTGAGAACCCAATCAGACTTTTCCACCACTAA